The Hyla sarda isolate aHylSar1 chromosome 3, aHylSar1.hap1, whole genome shotgun sequence genome contains the following window.
TTAGAAGTAAAcgtgcagcccctgctgggagttttgatccctttgtgtatattgatgttataggagtcccaaggggggccCCAGATGACTTTATAGGTATAGGTCAAGTAAAAAGCCGgagttgagtcaataatatcccagatttccatgagtaaaattaattatatctattataaccaacaaaGATTAATAGATTTCTTTGTTAATGCTCTTTAAGGTCAGGCCGAACAACTAAGAGCCACATCCGCAATaacattccaaaatggtacggcatTAGATATGATATATGGTGTaagaggaaaaaggggggggatgtaaaatgtttgggcaAAATTGTACATATATCTCAGCCAATATAGGACCAGTAAAATAACCATACttataattctaataatcttgctttgttgtgtgttgtgttttgccttgtcTAAAAAAGAAGTGTGAGACGACCGTCAAGAATGTCACGCCAGTGATGACGAATGTGGACTAtgagattacagatgaagcctataccccattacagagcttcaatgccatctataacaccagtgacccatagggacagcatctgattccatatgtgtaaagtctgaggctaaaggggtccatggacaagccatgggtcgtctaaagtacagtgaagaattcaagaaaacacattggggcagatgagttaggatgatggaaattagggaaagggCAAATGGTAATTTTAGGGGGGACTGTGatagatgtatatgtatgtatatatacattttatatactgtatatgtaaaatggcCATTTAGGATGCTTCGCTGTTACTTGTCCACCCCTCCCCCATCTGCTCTCTCCTATCTCGCCCCCACCATCGTGTAGAGGAAGCTGTAGGCCACTAGGAAAATGCTCATACCCTATTCTACTCTCTGTTATTTTGCACACTTATGCTAATTAAAGAGGTAATATAACCAAGTGAAGGACTGAATAAAGGCAGAGAAGCATTTGAAACTGACAAtggctctgtttgatttactttgctatacttcggtatatagattctgtatacggatttggccgggagtaagatagctaCAAGAGCACTGATATAATCCATGTCACTTCTTATCAGAGTAAGAATTTTCTACAATAGAAATAGACTACACTAATGCAACAACTGATATACTGTAAATTCCAGGACGGTATAAGATAGACTTACCTAATCcaaaaatagagatgagcaagaATTTTGGAGCATTTCCTGGTTCGGCTCAAGCAAGAGGActtgggacaccaatcctgttgcaactccgaAATAGCGATAATTTTTTAAAGGCTTGGAGAAATCCGAGCCATCTTCTTCACTGTGTCTTCTAATTTTTACATGTGCATTTAAACACTGTCAGGCATCTATAAACAACCAGGGACACTTATACAACTTTAATTTAGCGTTGAAAACATACAAAATCTGCTAGCGCATCAaacagttaccatgggttaccgcaatAAATGAGCCTTAAAACACTTTGaagctacttgaatacattccttgcAATATTATACAGGGCTTCAGAGCTCTTTGGcactgttatacacatgtttagggGCCGATTTGTGAAGAACTAGTTTCACCAAAACTAAATATTTCCCAAAAGTTTGGCAAGCCAGATTAtttgaacttttcaaaagttcgctcatctctagaagacaCATCTCTATCAAAGAAGCTTCTCAGATACATCAATAGGTGGACCTTTTGGCTGCCAAGGTGAATGTCAAGTGTCTTTTTTCCTTGTATACAGTAAGGCAGACAATCTCCTGGCATAGAtgtcataactagagatgagcgaacttttgaaatattcgatttggacaattcgccgaattttccgaaaaagttcattttgatccaaattttttcgtggcaaatctatattaaaaaaggctatttctagcctacatacagcctcaataggggtatagaacactttgctgtgttctaaaacgcatatggagtgttctggggttgtgaaataatactgttattcagaataacatgcagattaccggcatcgcttttagaatcactgccgcacagcagcacaatgacagagcctagtggtggcatcagtgtcaggagaccatatagtgtctgaatgacacagcttggagatgttggcagcatgaggaggccctttagtgtctgaatgacacagcttggatgtggctgaagcatgaggacaccacatagtggctgaatgacacagcgtggaggtgttgacagcatgaggagaccatatagtggctgaatggcaaagtgtggagttgttggcagcatgaggacatcatatagtgggtgaatgacacagtgtggaggtgtttgcagcatgaggagatcatatagtagctgaatgacacagcgtggaggtgttggcagcatgaggagaccatatagtggctgaatgacacagcgtggaggtgttggcagcatgaggacaccatatagtggctgaatgacacagcgtggaggtgtttgcagtatgaggagatcatatagtagctgaatgacacagcgtggaggtgttggcagcatgaggagaacatatagtggctgaatggcacagcgtggaggtgttggcagcatgaggacaccatatagtggctgaatgacacagtgtggacatgttggcagcacaaggagaccatatagtggctgaatgacacagcgtggaggtgttggcagcatgaggacaccatatagtggctgaatgacacagcgtggaggtgttggcagcatgaggacatcatatagtggatgaatggcacagcccggagttgccagcagcatgagtaggcactaggccttcacaatccctaagattaaaagatgaattaagaaatttaaaccgaagattttgcatagcgggtgctacctatgataaaatttgaatttcccagacccaggcccagcagcggcatcagtaaaccatatattgcctgaattacccagccaggagttggctgatgcatgaggagatcattgaaatgtctgattttttccatttgaaatttaaatcaaactttgaggggcccggaccccatcgtgtgggtacgaaggaccaaatccaacaagcccccagaacaacatcagtaaaccaaatattgcctgaatgacacagcctggaggtggctgatgcacgagtacacagcagggattcacaatccccccccaaaaaacacaaaaattttagaaatttttgaaaaagatttcagatagtgggtgctacctttgagaaaatttgaaattcccagacgcaTGCagagcagcgccatcagtaaaccatatattgcctgaatgacacagcctggagttggctgatgcataagtacacagcagggcttcacaatcccccccaaaaaacaccacaattttagaaatttttgaaaaagattttggacagcgggtgctacctatgagaaaatgtgaaattccaagacccaggcccagctgcgccatcagtaaatcatatattgcctgactgacacagcctggagttggctgatgcatgagtacacaccaaagcttcacaatcccccccaaaaaacacaattttagaaatttttgaagaaggaaagcgggtgctacctatatattgcctgaatgacacagcctggatttggctgattcatgagtacacaccagggtttcacaatcctcccacgtcactctccgcatcactacttggctgcctagcggagcaagcggcgcatgtctcctccccttcttggctgggcagtagctgctgactgtcctctcttagatcgtcctcagtaaatagtggagctgaacccacagcataagatacttctctaggagagggaacagcataggacaaaggcaatgggaggacaggggctgctgccgggccatgccaactgagggttgtgtctgaggaacccaccgactgttgactgggggtgtcagatgtcacttgtgatgatgtggatgagcgtgttaaccaattaacgacggcagatgggttgctggtcgagacacgaccgctggctgataacgggagctcaggcctctcgctgcgactctttctgccactcaccccaagtctgctgccaactctgcctaaagtatttaggcctctgccactcctcggtgcacatcctggcacttctctgcctgacatacttagtgcgtatatgagggtattacaatacgctacactactctttaaacagtatttgtctagaatagtagcaggtgattacttaccgctgtcctttcacagtatgtaggcacttgatagattaacaggtacaagatggtacactacttggatgtacgtatgcggtatgcactgatgagggcagaaatatgcgcaacaatacgcagaaaaaaattagtatttttgtaaaacaccagccggtgaatactatagtttggactttgacagtatgtaggcccttgacagattaacaggtactaaatggtacaatacttggatgtacgtatgtggtatgcactgatgagggcagtaatatgcgcaactatacgcagaaaaagctcagttttttaaaaaaaacaccagccggtgaatactattgtttggactttgacagtatgtagccccttgacagattaacaggtacaaaattatacattacttggatgtacgtatgcggtatgcactgatgaggacagtaaTATACGCaactatactcagaaaaaataagtattttttttaaaacaccagcaggtaatTACTTTTGCTAGGAGTCGGGACTTtctctgtatctagacttgttacagatacagaatagtagactgttttgatgtgtgtatgtgtgatggacgtatgagggcagacaaatgcactacagtccactgaaaaataacttatttgtgaacagcagcaggacccaacagtgcagcaccacaaaaaaaaaaaaaaaaaaaaaatatccagggattaaaccctaaattgccctctgtcacacaattctgagcagcagaagttttgtggagcaaaaaaaaataatactgagTTGctttgaaaaatgaggagatgaggagataagatggttaataaagttcaggcagcttggagatgtgtatgaggcagctgacagctatctgcccctctctgctgcaatgctcaataacgtgaataggaggtttagcaatcaatgatccttctcagagtaacagcacagcactctgcactcctgtctttccctaatgctgatgtgactagcagttgcactgtaacgctgtggtatgagctaatcacacacacgcagtcccgtcctctccatctgagtgcatagatgaaatgaagagaggcaagatggccgccgattatataggggctgtgacatcacaggggtcagtgaacactgataggctgcatctcacatgtgattcaggttcagcccgcctaccttcattcccgccgctgtttcctgccctcccataatcccctgccccatgtactcacatgtggatccgccatgttaggtctccaatagcctggaacgctgtaaaatgaagtttaatgaagcgattcgcgcaatcgaatcgcatgcgatattcgcattagttgcaaatcgattatttcatgaaattcgtaacagatttgggttcgtcagcttcaattcactcatctctagtcataacaATTCCATGAAATTTCAAAATGGCATACATTTTATCCATGGTAGCAGTGATTCAGAAATACTGGCCCCAATATATACATGTGTAAAGGTCAGTCTCTGACTATCATCAGAGAGGATCTGGTGTCTCAGCACTGCCAGATTTGTCCCAATCTGCAGAGGCTCAGGGTAACCATTAAGAAAttaaaaggggtaccccactggccagcattcagagcaTTTGATCacgcccactcgtgacatcatgccatgccccctcaatgcaagtctatgggagggggcatgacggccaatAAAGTAATTTTGTAAGgtcaatttattttaaaaaaattgcttcTAGAGTGATGGAAAACTTTGCAACCCCACTTTCTCTAATAGTATATTGAAGTTTTTCAAGGGAGTGAATTTatctacacttaaaggggtactttaaccccttaaggattcagggtttttcagtttttgcacttttgttttttcctccttaccttttaaaaatcataaccccattaaattttccacctaaaaatccatattatggcttattttttgcgtcaccaattcttctttgcagtaacatcagtcattttacccaaaaattcacaacgaaacggaaaagaaaatcattgtgcgacaaaatcgaagaaaaaatgcaattttgtaacttttgggggcttccgtttctacgcagtgcatatttcggtaaaaatgacaccttatcattattctgtaggtccatacggttaaaatgatcccctacttatataggtttgattttgttgtacttctggaaaaaatcataactacatgcaggaaaatttatacgtttaaaaatgtcctcttctgacccctataacttttttatttttccaagtacagggcggtatgagggctaatattttgcgctgtgatctgaagtttttatcggtatgatttttgttttgatctgactttgtgatcactttttattcattttttaatggtataaaaagtgaccaaaatacgcttttttggaatttggaatttttttgcgcgtacgccattgactgtgtggtttaattaacaatatatttttatagtttggacatttccgcacgcggcgataccacatatgtttatttttatttacactgttttattttttttatgggaaaaggggagtgattcaaacttttgttagtgaaggggttaaatgacctttattaacactgcacacactgatcttctatgctgatcactggcgtgtattaacatgcctgtgatcagcgttatcggcgcttgactgctcctgcctggatttcaggcacggagcagtcattcgtcgatcagacaccgaggaggcaggtaagggccctcccagtgtcctgcaagctgttcgggacgccgcgatttcaacgcagcgtcccgaacagcccgactgactagccgggatactttcattttcgctttagaagcggcggtcagctttgtccgccgcttctaaagggttaataccgcacattgccgcgatcggcgatgtgtggtattagctgcgggtcacGGCCGTTGATAAGCGCAGCGCGAACCCGCTTCATATtgtgggagccggtgcaggacgtaaatatacgtcctgcgttgttaaggggttaaaactttatttttttttaaatcaaatagtgcctgaaagttaaacagatttgtaaattacttctattaaaaaatatttatccttccagtacttatcagctgctgttatgatccaaaggaagttcttatctttttgaatttccttttttttctgaccacagtgctctctcctgacacctctgttcattttaggaactttccagggtATGAGagttttctttggggatttgctcctactctggacagttcctaaaatggacagaggtgtcagcagagagcactgtggtcagacagaaaggaaattctgctGCCTCAATAACTTtataggtaccctttaaaactaaaagaaaacatgTTCTTGGGTGGTTCAGGAGCCTTGTAATcatacagtgtcaaaagcctctcCAGTAAAGTCTTTTAAAGGAAGAATCCTCGAGTTCCATATGGACCACCAGACTACGCACTCCCTTCGGTCCACTCAATTCGAATTAAAGGGAAAATGACATTTTAATAATAACTTCttaaatgttttcttcacttcccTGTTGTTTAGACTGTAAATTATTGGATTTAGTAAAGGAGCAATAATAACATAGAAGATTGAGACATATTTGCCTTGGTTTGAGGATTTGTCCTGTGTTGGCCCCAGATATGTGACCATACCGGTACCAAAGTACATGGCTACAACAGTCACATGAGAGGTACAAGTAGAGAAAGCCTTAGCCCTTCCTGCTGACCGAATCTTTAATACCGATATTATAATACAAACATAAGACATTATAATGAAGGCGAAGGGGAGGAGAATAGTCATAAAACTCAACAAAAAGATCACAAGTTCCTTGATGTAATTTTTATCACAAGATAAGTGCAAAACAGCAATGGATTCACACATGAAATGATTGATCTGGTTAGGATAGCATAAAGCTACAGGCATCAGCAATGATGGAAGAAGGATAACCAGGAAGCTGAATAAGTAAATGAGAGCAATAAGTATATGGCACATGCTCCACCTCATCAGAATGGAGTAGCGGAGAGGTAGACATATGGCAAGACATCGGTCATAGGCCATTAAGACTAGAAGCTGACACTCCATGGTCCCAATTAGCAGCAGAACATTGACTTGGGAAAGACAAGCCACTAAGGATACTGTCGGCTGCGTAGTCAATAGGTCCATCAACATTTTGGGTATGGCAGAAGAGGAATTGCATAAGTCTATGAAGGAAAGCTTGCAGATGAAGAAGTACATGGGAGTGTGCAGTCGAGGGTTAATGACTATCATTAGTATTATAAGACAATTTCCAATGACCGTTATTACATAAATGAGGAAAAACAACACAAACAACGTCAAGTTGATGCTGAGATCTTTGGAGAAGCCCAACAAGATAAATTCCGTTGCAAGTGTCTGGTTCTTCATGTTGTCTTGGGAGAATACGGTCAATGTTTATGAGATATGGAGACGCAAAGAGATCAGTGGGTATCCATCGACGAAGGAATGGAAGGAAGAAGCACCGATCGATGAAGGAATAGAGGGAAGATGTATCAAAGATGTATCG
Protein-coding sequences here:
- the LOC130360485 gene encoding olfactory receptor 1019-like, whose translation is MKNQTLATEFILLGFSKDLSINLTLFVLFFLIYVITVIGNCLIILMIVINPRLHTPMYFFICKLSFIDLCNSSSAIPKMLMDLLTTQPTVSLVACLSQVNVLLLIGTMECQLLVLMAYDRCLAICLPLRYSILMRWSMCHILIALIYLFSFLVILLPSLLMPVALCYPNQINHFMCESIAVLHLSCDKNYIKELVIFLLSFMTILLPFAFIIMSYVCIIISVLKIRSAGRAKAFSTCTSHVTVVAMYFGTGMVTYLGPTQDKSSNQGKYVSIFYVIIAPLLNPIIYSLNNREVKKTFKKLLLKCHFPFNSN